Proteins found in one Lutimonas zeaxanthinifaciens genomic segment:
- the bioD gene encoding dethiobiotin synthase, whose product MNKYFITGIGTDVGKTVASAIVTEALEADYWKPVQAGELQRTDTHSVMDLLSNSNSKAHDHSYALKTPMSPHAAAEIDKIEIDIDKIIEPKTENHLVIEGAGGLLVPLNSQDTIIDLIKKEYKIILVSRHYLGSINHTLLSINELRRRGLTISGIIFNGNEHPTTEHIIKEIGKVEVIGRINEENVLNKTVIKRYANLFKSRLETI is encoded by the coding sequence ATGAATAAATATTTTATCACCGGAATAGGAACCGATGTAGGTAAAACCGTGGCATCTGCAATAGTGACAGAAGCCCTGGAGGCCGATTACTGGAAACCTGTTCAGGCGGGGGAATTGCAACGTACCGATACACATAGTGTGATGGATCTCTTGTCAAATTCAAATTCTAAAGCACATGATCATTCCTATGCCTTGAAAACCCCAATGAGCCCGCATGCCGCGGCGGAAATCGATAAGATAGAGATTGATATTGATAAAATCATTGAGCCGAAAACAGAAAATCACCTTGTCATCGAAGGAGCCGGGGGGTTGCTGGTACCTCTGAATAGTCAGGATACAATCATTGATCTAATCAAAAAAGAGTATAAGATCATTCTTGTAAGCCGCCATTATCTGGGTAGTATAAATCACACTTTGCTGAGCATCAATGAATTAAGAAGAAGGGGTTTGACAATATCTGGAATTATATTTAATGGGAATGAGCATCCTACCACGGAGCATATCATCAAGGAAATTGGAAAAGTAGAAGTTATTGGCAGGATTAACGAAGAAAATGTTCTGAATAAGACTGTAATAAAGCGATATGCAAATTTGTTTAAGTCAAGACTTGAAACCATATAA
- a CDS encoding beta-ketoacyl synthase N-terminal-like domain-containing protein, protein MRERISIVSMASISALGRDEKQIWQQYKSGNSLIRKINFEKFSALVSGLSTDLWEEINELKTTKNYKDLDPSVLMAIYCSRMAYDKVNWGDKEFGVNIGSSRGATRLFEKYHEEFLRSDKGRVNTLSSPTTTLGNISSWVGHDLHNQGPVISHSIACSTALHGVLNGIAWINSGMSEFFIAGGSEASNTPFTLAQMKALKIYSKATGEFPCRSLDMNKKSNTMVLGEAAAVFCLERGENPDRLACISGIGYATEPLKHNISISTNADCFQRSMKMALKGMDRSKVDVIVMHAPGTIKGDSSEYNAIVKVFGSDHPSLTSNKWIIGHSLGASGGMSLEMAILMMKNQDFIGLPFDSFKSEPNQVRNVLINAVGFGGNAVSVLLSLD, encoded by the coding sequence ATGAGAGAAAGGATATCTATTGTCTCGATGGCCTCAATTTCTGCCCTGGGCAGGGATGAGAAACAAATATGGCAGCAATATAAAAGTGGAAATTCACTGATCCGAAAAATTAATTTTGAAAAGTTTTCGGCCTTGGTCAGTGGATTGAGCACGGATCTATGGGAGGAGATCAATGAATTAAAAACAACCAAGAATTATAAAGATCTTGACCCTTCGGTGCTCATGGCCATTTATTGTTCGCGAATGGCGTATGATAAAGTGAACTGGGGCGATAAAGAATTTGGTGTAAACATAGGTTCTTCAAGAGGAGCCACAAGGCTTTTTGAAAAGTATCACGAGGAGTTTCTCAGAAGTGATAAAGGAAGGGTAAACACCTTAAGTTCTCCAACAACAACCTTAGGAAATATTTCTTCATGGGTTGGACATGACCTGCATAATCAAGGCCCCGTCATTAGCCATTCTATAGCCTGTTCCACGGCCCTTCACGGAGTTTTGAACGGGATTGCATGGATCAACAGCGGGATGAGCGAGTTCTTTATTGCCGGTGGGAGTGAAGCCTCGAATACGCCATTTACACTCGCCCAGATGAAGGCCTTAAAAATATATTCCAAGGCCACGGGAGAATTCCCTTGCAGAAGCCTGGATATGAATAAGAAATCAAATACGATGGTCCTTGGAGAAGCAGCCGCGGTATTTTGTCTGGAAAGGGGTGAAAATCCCGATAGGCTTGCCTGTATTTCGGGAATCGGTTATGCCACGGAACCACTAAAACACAACATTTCTATTTCAACCAATGCGGATTGTTTTCAGCGTTCAATGAAAATGGCACTAAAAGGTATGGACCGATCAAAAGTTGATGTGATCGTCATGCATGCTCCTGGTACCATAAAGGGAGATAGTTCAGAGTATAATGCCATTGTTAAAGTTTTTGGATCGGATCATCCATCGCTGACTTCAAATAAGTGGATTATTGGACATTCTCTGGGGGCCTCCGGAGGGATGAGTCTTGAAATGGCCATTTTAATGATGAAAAATCAGGACTTTATCGGATTGCCCTTTGACAGTTTTAAATCCGAACCGAATCAGGTCAGAAATGTATTGATAAATGCGGTAGGGTTTGGTGGAAATGCGGTTAGTGTGTTACTTTCTTTAGATTAA
- the bioA gene encoding adenosylmethionine--8-amino-7-oxononanoate transaminase, whose protein sequence is MNLKNRDRKHLWHPLTQHKLHPEHLPIVKAKGVWLYDEEGNKYIDGISSWYTCMYGHSHPEIISKVKEQLDVLDQVVFSGFTHPPAIALSEKLMGILPSKMSKIFFSDNGSTSVDVAIKMSLQYHFNKGKKKQRVVALDNAFHGDTFGAMSVSGLSVYNGPFEEFLLSVDRIPVPDAHNITSVLHDFQALLDTGEVAAFIYEPLVQGAAAMHMYHEEHLEALLDMAANADVLTIADEVMTGFGKTGRNFASDFMAIQPDIMCLSKSLTAGVAPMGLTTCSEKVYHAFYDDEIAKGFFHGHTYSANPLACTAALAGIELLGSEEIQEAIHRINERHLEFERRIDRHEKVSGTRVTGVILAMDIDVKMDRYGTLRDKLYKFFMEQGVFLRPLGNTVYTLPPYVISDQELDKIYEVMEKCLEIV, encoded by the coding sequence ATGAATTTAAAAAATAGGGACAGGAAGCATCTTTGGCATCCGTTAACTCAACATAAACTGCATCCGGAACACCTTCCTATCGTCAAGGCTAAAGGAGTCTGGCTGTATGATGAAGAAGGAAACAAATACATAGACGGAATCTCAAGCTGGTATACCTGTATGTACGGACATAGTCATCCGGAGATAATCTCTAAGGTTAAGGAACAGCTTGACGTATTGGATCAGGTTGTATTTAGTGGGTTTACACATCCACCGGCCATAGCATTGTCAGAGAAGCTAATGGGTATTTTACCTTCGAAAATGTCAAAGATCTTTTTTTCAGATAACGGTTCAACTTCTGTAGATGTAGCCATTAAAATGTCTTTGCAGTACCATTTTAATAAGGGTAAGAAAAAACAACGTGTGGTAGCACTTGATAATGCTTTTCATGGAGATACGTTTGGCGCCATGTCAGTTTCAGGACTGTCCGTTTACAATGGCCCCTTTGAGGAATTTTTATTGAGCGTAGATAGAATTCCTGTACCCGATGCTCATAATATTACAAGTGTTTTACATGATTTTCAGGCTTTGCTCGATACAGGGGAGGTAGCCGCATTTATCTATGAACCACTGGTTCAGGGCGCAGCCGCAATGCATATGTATCATGAGGAGCATTTAGAAGCACTTTTGGATATGGCAGCAAATGCTGATGTATTAACGATTGCTGATGAGGTAATGACGGGCTTTGGTAAGACAGGCCGAAATTTTGCCTCGGACTTTATGGCGATTCAACCAGACATCATGTGTCTTTCAAAATCCTTAACAGCGGGAGTGGCACCCATGGGACTAACTACCTGCTCGGAAAAGGTGTATCATGCCTTTTATGATGACGAGATCGCCAAAGGGTTTTTTCACGGACATACCTATTCCGCCAATCCACTAGCCTGTACGGCTGCTTTGGCTGGGATAGAACTGCTTGGATCTGAAGAAATTCAAGAAGCCATTCATAGAATTAATGAACGTCATCTGGAATTTGAAAGACGAATTGACAGGCATGAAAAGGTTTCCGGAACCAGGGTAACCGGTGTGATACTGGCTATGGATATCGATGTTAAAATGGATAGATACGGAACATTACGGGATAAACTCTATAAATTCTTTATGGAACAAGGTGTTTTTCTAAGGCCTTTGGGAAATACGGTATATACCTTACCCCCTTATGTTATTTCCGATCAGGAACTGGATAAGATATATGAGGTGATGGAAAAGTGCCTGGAAATAGTTTGA
- a CDS encoding aminotransferase class I/II-fold pyridoxal phosphate-dependent enzyme: MNFPSKLLGKLKDRQLSNTLRKLSEVNERELVDFSSNDYIGFSKEESISERSAKELKRLEHLNGSTGSRLLTGNFLIHTSLEEDLASHFKAEAVLLFNSGYDANLGLLSSVPQRGDRIFYDEYSHASIRDGLKLSNAKSFKFKHNDIEDLRRKIKATSGGGEDYVIVESVYSMDGDFGPIEKLVDLSIELNFNLIVDEAHSTGVFGPKGEGIVVEKKLESKVFARIHTFGKALGCHGAMIAGSSVLKEYLINFSRSFIYTTAPSPHAVLAVKNAVSLLPKSKAPAKLHKNISCFKAYIIHFKLEDFFIESGSPIQSAVFGSPGKVKEISSRLEDKGYDAKPILYPTVPKGQERIRFCLHSYNTAHQMKEILYLLSTFV; encoded by the coding sequence ATGAATTTTCCCTCAAAGCTACTTGGTAAATTAAAGGATCGACAACTCAGTAACACGCTAAGGAAACTAAGTGAAGTAAATGAACGAGAACTGGTTGATTTTTCTTCCAATGATTATATCGGATTTTCCAAGGAGGAATCGATCTCTGAGCGATCTGCTAAGGAATTAAAGCGGCTTGAGCATCTTAATGGAAGTACGGGATCAAGATTATTGACAGGTAACTTCCTGATTCATACTTCTCTTGAAGAAGATCTGGCATCCCATTTTAAGGCGGAAGCCGTTTTGCTCTTTAATTCGGGTTATGACGCTAATTTGGGATTACTCTCGTCTGTGCCACAACGTGGCGATCGGATCTTCTATGATGAATACTCACATGCTTCAATTCGCGATGGCCTTAAGTTATCAAATGCAAAATCTTTCAAGTTTAAACATAATGATATTGAGGATCTCAGAAGAAAAATAAAAGCTACTTCCGGAGGAGGAGAAGATTATGTGATTGTGGAATCGGTCTACTCTATGGATGGTGATTTTGGGCCGATTGAAAAACTGGTGGACCTGTCGATAGAACTAAATTTTAACCTGATCGTGGATGAAGCACATTCTACAGGAGTTTTTGGCCCGAAGGGCGAAGGGATCGTGGTTGAAAAGAAACTGGAATCTAAAGTTTTTGCCAGAATCCACACATTTGGTAAAGCTTTAGGCTGCCATGGTGCAATGATAGCAGGTTCTTCAGTGCTTAAGGAATATCTGATCAATTTTTCACGATCTTTCATTTATACAACGGCTCCTTCTCCCCACGCTGTACTTGCTGTTAAAAATGCAGTGTCACTATTACCAAAAAGTAAAGCTCCGGCCAAGCTTCATAAAAATATATCTTGCTTTAAAGCGTATATCATCCATTTTAAGCTTGAGGACTTTTTTATAGAAAGTGGAAGCCCGATACAAAGTGCTGTATTCGGATCACCGGGAAAAGTAAAGGAAATCTCATCCCGATTGGAAGACAAAGGCTATGATGCAAAACCTATATTATATCCAACGGTTCCTAAAGGTCAGGAGCGTATAAGATTCTGTCTGCATAGTTATAATACTGCCCATCAGATGAAGGAAATTCTTTATTTATTGAGTACTTTTGTGTAG
- the bioB gene encoding biotin synthase BioB, translating to MKTYSKEEIIEIYNRPLMQLVYDAATVHRENHDPSKIQVSTLISIKTGGCPEDCGYCPQAARYHTQIEKNDLLPYDTVINLAKRAKDNGSSRVCMGAAWRNVKEGEDFESVLKMVSGISDLNMEVCCTLGMVTENQATRLAEAGLHYYNHNLDTSEEYYKEVISTRGYEDRLQTLDNVRKSALKVCSGGIIGMGESIEDRAGMLLSLSKLDPQPESVPINALVAVEGTPLEEQQVVPVYDVVRMIATTRIVMPKTTVRLSAGRTEMSSEGQALCFMAGASSIFAGEKLLTTPNPGEDKDAQMFETLGLTPTQKKKDNSGKFKIRKSLLGKEEQKWSRPGHVIERNVKATEKAKEIRKAIKEQ from the coding sequence ATGAAGACATATTCCAAAGAAGAGATCATAGAAATATATAACAGGCCACTCATGCAATTGGTCTATGATGCCGCTACGGTACATAGAGAAAATCATGATCCTTCAAAGATTCAGGTGAGTACCCTGATCTCGATCAAAACAGGTGGTTGTCCTGAAGATTGTGGATATTGCCCGCAAGCGGCTCGTTATCATACACAGATCGAGAAAAATGATCTTCTTCCTTATGACACTGTAATTAATCTTGCAAAAAGAGCCAAGGATAATGGATCTTCTCGGGTTTGTATGGGGGCGGCCTGGCGTAACGTGAAAGAAGGGGAAGATTTTGAGAGTGTTTTGAAAATGGTAAGCGGAATAAGTGACCTCAATATGGAGGTTTGTTGTACTCTGGGTATGGTAACAGAAAATCAGGCTACCCGTTTGGCAGAAGCCGGATTGCATTATTATAATCACAATTTGGATACCTCGGAAGAGTATTACAAAGAAGTAATTTCGACAAGGGGTTATGAAGATCGGCTTCAAACACTTGATAATGTCAGAAAAAGTGCTTTAAAAGTTTGTTCGGGAGGAATTATTGGGATGGGAGAAAGTATAGAGGACAGGGCAGGCATGTTGTTAAGCCTTTCAAAACTTGATCCACAGCCGGAATCAGTGCCAATCAATGCCTTAGTGGCCGTGGAAGGTACTCCACTGGAAGAGCAGCAGGTTGTGCCTGTTTATGACGTGGTTCGAATGATCGCTACCACCCGAATTGTAATGCCAAAGACCACCGTAAGATTATCGGCCGGAAGAACGGAAATGAGTTCGGAAGGTCAGGCGCTGTGCTTTATGGCAGGAGCCTCATCTATTTTCGCAGGGGAAAAGTTATTGACAACCCCGAACCCCGGAGAGGATAAGGATGCACAGATGTTCGAAACCCTGGGTTTGACACCAACCCAAAAGAAAAAAGATAATTCAGGTAAATTTAAGATCAGAAAATCATTACTGGGCAAAGAAGAACAGAAATGGAGCAGGCCCGGACATGTGATAGAACGAAATGTAAAGGCCACGGAAAAAGCCAAGGAAATTCGCAAAGCCATTAAAGAACAATAA